The following are from one region of the Qipengyuania flava genome:
- a CDS encoding EF-hand domain-containing protein: MKISRIVAASALLVAAPTIANEKADDRAKARENFQQADADSNRKLTRAEFRNFINANADDDIGRAAMVRRFGAYEKAFERLDANKDGEINAQELAAARRE; the protein is encoded by the coding sequence ATGAAAATCTCTAGAATTGTTGCTGCTTCCGCCCTGCTCGTTGCCGCGCCAACAATAGCAAATGAGAAAGCGGACGATCGGGCCAAGGCGCGGGAGAATTTCCAGCAGGCGGATGCTGATAGCAATCGCAAACTGACACGAGCAGAATTTCGAAACTTCATAAATGCCAATGCCGATGATGACATCGGGCGCGCTGCTATGGTGCGCCGGTTCGGGGCCTATGAGAAGGCCTTCGAGCGACTGGATGCGAACAAGGATGGTGAGATCAATGCGCAGGAGCTTGCCGCGGCAAGACGAGAATAA
- a CDS encoding DUF2855 family protein has protein sequence MAMKTELWVARDDLRRTKIVESEQQPLEVGQIRVAIEKMGLTANNVSYAVSGEAIGYWKYFPAEGEWGKVPGWAMADVVESRSNAIAEGERLYGFFPMASEVILKPGHVADDFFMDVSEHRAELPALYNQYRRTKGEPEALQKLEDERCLLFPLFVTSFVLYDYLIDNQFFGAQQIIIGSISSKTGFGLAHLLKNDPNVTHKVVGLTSSGNVPFVESLNCCDQIVTYGSEDAIDASLPAAWIDMSGDGPLTGKLHHLLRENMVESCVVGATHWEAERKRDKDLPGAKPKFFFAPGHIAKRDAEWGHGEIWRRGSEAGAAIARSISDQIAVEAISGSGDVARIWCDMLDNKVSPSRGIMISL, from the coding sequence ATGGCCATGAAGACCGAGCTTTGGGTCGCCCGCGACGACCTTCGGCGCACGAAGATTGTCGAAAGCGAGCAACAACCCCTCGAAGTTGGCCAGATCCGTGTCGCCATCGAGAAGATGGGACTGACCGCGAACAACGTCAGCTACGCTGTCTCGGGGGAAGCAATCGGATACTGGAAGTATTTTCCGGCCGAGGGCGAGTGGGGCAAGGTCCCCGGGTGGGCCATGGCAGACGTGGTGGAATCGCGTAGCAACGCTATTGCCGAAGGTGAGCGGCTCTATGGCTTCTTTCCGATGGCAAGTGAGGTCATCCTGAAACCCGGTCATGTGGCGGACGATTTCTTTATGGATGTGAGCGAGCACCGGGCAGAGCTGCCTGCGCTCTACAATCAGTATCGGCGGACGAAAGGCGAGCCGGAGGCTCTTCAAAAACTTGAAGACGAACGTTGCCTGCTGTTTCCTCTCTTCGTCACCTCCTTCGTTCTCTACGACTATCTGATCGATAACCAATTCTTTGGGGCACAGCAGATCATCATCGGTTCGATCTCCTCGAAAACCGGTTTCGGCCTGGCGCATCTTCTCAAAAATGATCCGAATGTGACTCACAAGGTCGTCGGCCTGACATCATCCGGCAATGTGCCCTTCGTCGAGAGCCTGAACTGTTGCGACCAGATTGTGACTTATGGCTCCGAAGACGCGATCGATGCGAGCCTTCCGGCCGCGTGGATTGATATGTCGGGCGATGGGCCGCTCACCGGCAAGCTCCACCATTTGCTCCGCGAGAACATGGTCGAGAGTTGCGTTGTAGGCGCCACCCACTGGGAGGCCGAGCGCAAACGGGACAAGGATCTGCCCGGTGCCAAGCCCAAATTCTTCTTCGCCCCCGGCCACATTGCCAAGCGCGATGCCGAATGGGGTCACGGTGAGATCTGGCGTCGCGGATCTGAGGCAGGCGCAGCGATTGCCAGGTCGATCTCGGACCAGATCGCGGTTGAAGCCATCTCAGGTTCAGGCGATGTCGCTAGAATCTGGTGCGATATGCTCGACAATAAGGTTTCGCCCAGCCGTGGGATCATGATTTCGCTTTGA
- a CDS encoding haloalkane dehalogenase, translated as MNRLRTPDACFENLADFPFAANYVDVSDHEGGSLRLAFVDEGPMDGPPVVMIHGNPTWSFMWRKLIPILAANGYRAIAIDLIGMGRSDKPTQMSDYTIARHVAWVREALFEKLQLTDAHFILHDWGGIIGLRAIADHQDRARSVIMSNTGFPVRNPEEPIAKMARKGAAMLRRFQLYIRLRKNWQHWKTLSRITLKDMPAEDVAGFAAPYPDRRYLVGNRQFTQMLPTRNDNPMLVENWHALQKLKRFEKPFQAIYSDKDQVSPKGFHSVRPAIPGTRDYEPIILKGGSHFLLEDVPEAYAREVIAFLENIKGG; from the coding sequence ATGAACCGGTTGCGCACCCCTGACGCGTGTTTCGAGAATCTTGCCGATTTTCCCTTTGCGGCGAACTATGTCGACGTCTCGGATCATGAGGGTGGCAGCTTACGCCTCGCCTTTGTCGACGAAGGCCCAATGGATGGGCCGCCAGTGGTCATGATCCACGGCAATCCGACCTGGTCCTTTATGTGGCGAAAGCTGATCCCGATATTGGCCGCCAACGGATACCGCGCCATCGCGATCGATCTCATTGGGATGGGCCGTTCGGACAAGCCCACACAGATGAGCGACTACACGATTGCCCGCCACGTAGCCTGGGTGAGGGAGGCGCTGTTTGAAAAGCTGCAACTCACCGACGCTCATTTCATCCTGCACGATTGGGGAGGGATAATCGGCCTTCGTGCGATTGCCGATCATCAGGATCGCGCCCGAAGCGTGATTATGTCGAATACGGGTTTTCCTGTGCGGAATCCTGAAGAGCCGATCGCAAAGATGGCTCGTAAGGGCGCGGCGATGTTGCGCCGCTTTCAACTCTACATCCGGCTCCGGAAGAACTGGCAACATTGGAAGACTTTGAGCCGCATTACCCTCAAGGACATGCCGGCTGAGGACGTGGCGGGCTTCGCAGCGCCATATCCTGATAGGCGCTACCTCGTCGGCAACAGGCAATTCACGCAGATGCTGCCGACGCGCAATGATAACCCGATGCTGGTTGAGAACTGGCATGCGCTACAGAAACTCAAGAGATTCGAAAAGCCATTCCAGGCGATCTATTCGGACAAGGATCAGGTTTCTCCCAAAGGGTTTCACAGCGTCCGCCCGGCAATCCCGGGCACGCGCGACTACGAACCGATCATCCTGAAAGGCGGCTCGCATTTCCTCCTCGAGGACGTGCCCGAAGCCTACGCGCGCGAGGTAATCGCCTTTCTCGAAAACATCAAAGGAGGCTGA
- a CDS encoding NADP-dependent oxidoreductase encodes MTHDEMRDLCDGEVGVAIHTISIDPGMSGWITDKRSYLPPVKPGGVMRAFGVGEVTESKSDQFDVGEWVTGFTGVQTHGVYRAKNLRKIDTSLAPSNKFLSGLGMTGYTGYFGMSDLGRPKEGETVVVSAASGAVGSIAAQVAKGAGARVVGIAGGPKKCAYLLDELGLDKAIDYKAGNVGEALAQACPDEIDLYFDNVGGETLEAVLGLMKYRGRIVVCGGISQYGDFAGARGPANFMSVVTHSLTIRGYTMRDYMHRVPEALEWLVPAWKDGRLKMREHVVEGIENFPDAYEMIFRGENHGKLLLKVGDTR; translated from the coding sequence TTGACGCATGACGAGATGCGTGACTTGTGTGATGGCGAAGTCGGCGTCGCGATCCACACGATATCGATCGACCCAGGAATGAGCGGGTGGATTACCGACAAACGCAGCTACTTGCCACCAGTGAAACCCGGCGGCGTGATGCGCGCATTCGGGGTGGGTGAAGTAACCGAAAGCAAGTCGGACCAGTTCGATGTCGGAGAATGGGTGACGGGCTTTACTGGGGTGCAGACGCACGGCGTCTATCGGGCGAAGAACCTGCGCAAGATCGACACTTCGCTCGCGCCATCCAACAAGTTCCTAAGCGGACTGGGGATGACAGGATACACTGGCTACTTCGGCATGAGTGACTTGGGGCGGCCTAAAGAGGGCGAAACCGTCGTCGTCTCTGCTGCATCGGGCGCGGTAGGTTCGATTGCAGCGCAGGTCGCCAAGGGAGCCGGGGCGCGGGTCGTCGGCATCGCTGGCGGGCCGAAGAAATGCGCATACCTGCTCGACGAACTCGGGCTTGATAAGGCGATCGATTACAAGGCCGGTAATGTCGGCGAAGCTCTGGCGCAGGCATGTCCGGACGAGATCGACCTCTATTTCGACAATGTCGGGGGCGAGACGCTTGAAGCCGTACTCGGCCTTATGAAATATCGCGGGCGTATCGTCGTTTGTGGTGGCATCTCGCAATATGGCGATTTTGCCGGGGCACGTGGTCCGGCCAATTTCATGTCTGTCGTGACGCACAGCCTGACGATCCGCGGCTACACCATGCGCGATTACATGCACCGCGTGCCTGAAGCACTCGAATGGTTGGTGCCTGCCTGGAAGGATGGGCGTCTGAAGATGCGCGAACACGTGGTCGAGGGCATCGAGAACTTTCCCGATGCATACGAGATGATCTTCCGCGGTGAGAACCACGGCAAATTGTTGCTGAAGGTAGGCGACACGCGATGA
- a CDS encoding MBL fold metallo-hydrolase, giving the protein MSFCILPRVLQLLFDIYSATSFRRMTEDALKKVGIGLVAVVGLALVAVFALQKPIGFWLFQRGIEQNLGGNTLAGIEDGLHVGLCGTGSPMPNIDRAGPCNIVIAGDQAFVVDIGEGGGRNLALMGFNAGDLDGVFLTHFHSDHIDGLGPLQLFHWTRGSNTAPLPVYGPSGVEAVIDGFNAAYATDDAYRTAHHGEDVAPSSGGGSEARPFEMTGDSVIVLERGDLRVAAFKVPHDPVDPAVGYRFDYKGRSLCISGDTEKSANLERVCEGADLIVHEALQMEMVSELQAMLTAQGVESGAKIMFDIRDYHASPQDAAESAQAAGAQMLVLSHLIPPLPSAYLYPAFLGDAPDRFDGTLVVGEDGMLFSLPASSDAIKRRELM; this is encoded by the coding sequence ATGTCATTTTGCATTCTGCCGCGGGTTTTGCAATTGCTTTTTGACATTTATAGTGCCACTTCTTTCCGACGGATGACGGAGGATGCATTGAAGAAGGTAGGGATCGGCCTGGTGGCCGTGGTAGGCTTGGCGCTTGTCGCGGTATTCGCATTACAAAAGCCCATCGGGTTTTGGCTATTCCAGCGCGGAATCGAACAGAACCTCGGCGGCAACACTCTCGCCGGGATCGAGGATGGACTGCATGTCGGGCTGTGTGGAACGGGTTCGCCGATGCCGAACATCGACCGTGCTGGGCCATGCAACATCGTTATCGCCGGGGACCAGGCCTTCGTTGTCGACATTGGCGAGGGTGGCGGGCGGAACCTGGCCTTGATGGGTTTCAACGCTGGCGATCTGGATGGGGTTTTTCTGACGCACTTCCATTCCGACCACATCGACGGACTTGGGCCGCTCCAGCTGTTTCACTGGACCCGGGGTTCTAACACTGCCCCGCTCCCGGTCTATGGCCCAAGCGGCGTAGAAGCCGTGATCGACGGGTTCAACGCGGCTTACGCGACCGATGATGCCTATCGCACTGCGCATCATGGCGAAGATGTAGCCCCATCAAGCGGTGGCGGATCCGAAGCGCGCCCCTTTGAAATGACCGGCGATAGCGTCATTGTGCTTGAACGAGGCGACCTGAGGGTCGCCGCCTTCAAAGTCCCGCATGATCCAGTGGATCCGGCTGTAGGCTATCGTTTCGACTACAAAGGACGCTCGCTCTGCATCAGCGGCGACACTGAGAAATCCGCAAATCTCGAACGTGTCTGCGAAGGTGCCGACCTGATCGTGCACGAGGCTTTGCAAATGGAAATGGTGAGCGAGTTGCAGGCGATGCTAACTGCACAGGGAGTCGAAAGCGGCGCGAAGATCATGTTCGATATCAGAGACTATCACGCGTCGCCGCAGGACGCCGCGGAAAGCGCGCAAGCAGCAGGGGCGCAAATGCTGGTACTTAGCCATCTCATTCCACCCCTTCCCAGCGCCTACCTGTATCCTGCGTTTCTCGGTGACGCACCCGACCGCTTCGACGGCACGCTGGTCGTGGGCGAAGATGGCATGTTGTTCTCGCTGCCAGCCTCTAGCGATGCCATCAAGCGGCGCGAACTCATGTGA
- a CDS encoding glutathione S-transferase → MYTIHGALGSPYSLKMRALMRYRRITHIWSHGSQMQQLAAEKGLPPVIPIIEYPDGNFRNDSTPVLYDLEERHSERKVVPADPAQAFIAHLLEDFADEWLTKAMFGYRWLEEVDQIQMSRWLSFDALKGGGLDSSQGMAEVFRDRQVGRMAIVGCTRENFPLIEASTRRVMHALEDHVVNEHWLFGSRPSLAEFGIYGQLSQLGVDPTAQSMMRADYPYTFRWLLHVDDASGIEGEWDDADAPLKPVAQSLLAEVGRVYVPFLLANAAAADAGEKTFRIEVDDMPYEQGTFKYQLKCLADQRSRYAALSDETRGRIDPVLSAANCLEFLQ, encoded by the coding sequence ATGTACACGATCCATGGTGCATTGGGCTCGCCCTATTCGCTGAAAATGCGCGCCCTAATGCGATATCGCCGGATCACGCACATCTGGTCACACGGTAGCCAGATGCAGCAACTTGCCGCCGAGAAAGGCCTGCCGCCCGTTATTCCGATTATCGAATATCCTGACGGCAACTTCAGGAACGATAGCACGCCAGTGCTTTATGATCTGGAAGAACGACATTCCGAGCGCAAAGTCGTTCCGGCAGACCCGGCACAGGCATTTATTGCTCACCTCCTCGAGGATTTCGCCGATGAATGGCTGACCAAGGCGATGTTCGGCTACCGATGGCTGGAGGAAGTCGACCAAATCCAGATGAGTCGCTGGCTGTCTTTCGACGCGCTCAAGGGCGGCGGGTTGGATTCCAGCCAGGGCATGGCGGAGGTGTTCCGCGATCGACAGGTCGGCCGCATGGCGATCGTCGGCTGCACGCGCGAGAATTTTCCGCTGATCGAAGCCTCGACCCGAAGGGTGATGCACGCACTCGAAGATCACGTGGTGAACGAGCACTGGTTGTTCGGCAGCCGTCCCTCGCTCGCCGAATTCGGGATCTATGGACAGCTGTCGCAGCTCGGGGTTGATCCCACCGCGCAATCAATGATGCGCGCCGACTATCCTTACACCTTCCGTTGGTTGCTCCATGTCGATGATGCGTCGGGCATCGAGGGCGAATGGGATGATGCGGATGCTCCGCTCAAGCCCGTCGCCCAAAGCCTGCTTGCAGAAGTCGGTCGGGTCTACGTTCCTTTCCTGCTCGCCAATGCGGCGGCTGCCGATGCAGGCGAAAAGACATTCCGGATCGAAGTCGATGACATGCCCTACGAGCAAGGCACCTTCAAGTATCAGCTGAAATGCCTTGCTGATCAGCGGTCGCGCTACGCGGCACTCAGCGATGAAACGCGCGGGCGGATTGATCCGGTGCTTTCTGCTGCAAACTGCCTGGAGTTCCTTCAATGA
- a CDS encoding DUF1330 domain-containing protein, whose protein sequence is MQVVNQVNPSGERMKEFFGGEEDGPFVMVNLLKFKASAEYPDGRDTELSGAEAYAIYARGVFPLVEKHGGRPVFDGTVTGLMLGEVEDNWDMVALVEYPSLEAFRAMILSSEYQEIAVHRAAGLEGQLNIKTQASAR, encoded by the coding sequence ATGCAGGTCGTCAATCAGGTGAATCCGTCGGGCGAACGAATGAAAGAGTTCTTCGGAGGCGAGGAGGATGGACCTTTCGTAATGGTCAACCTGCTCAAGTTCAAGGCGAGTGCCGAGTATCCCGATGGCCGCGATACCGAACTGAGTGGTGCGGAGGCCTATGCAATCTACGCGCGCGGCGTGTTTCCATTGGTTGAGAAACACGGCGGTCGCCCGGTTTTCGATGGCACTGTCACCGGCCTGATGCTCGGCGAAGTCGAGGATAACTGGGACATGGTCGCGTTGGTTGAGTATCCCTCGCTCGAAGCTTTCCGCGCCATGATACTTTCATCTGAGTATCAAGAGATCGCGGTTCACCGAGCTGCCGGGCTGGAGGGGCAACTCAATATCAAGACGCAAGCGTCGGCCCGCTAG
- a CDS encoding formylglycine-generating enzyme family protein encodes MQSRVFALALLFLAGCSAQEEDDAPKSEASQCKGISKPGEMVWIEGGKFVMGEAPRYPEEGPPREVEIPGFWISATEVTNAQFAEFVRETGYVTMAEREPPNIPGAPPEMLQPGSATFRLPTSDNPSWWSWTVGAQWRAPNGIGSSIKRRMNDPVVQVAYDDALAYAEWAGKGLPSEEQWEYAARAGLGSLTEPKDATGKPLANYYQGVFPARDLGEDGFTSRAPVGCFEPNAFGLFDMIGNVWEWTSTEGARADAIERVGVIKGGSFLCAANYCARYRPAARQFQERGLGTDHIGFRVIDTAREPPALNGED; translated from the coding sequence ATGCAGTCGCGCGTCTTTGCCCTGGCCTTGCTATTCCTAGCCGGTTGCTCGGCACAAGAGGAAGACGATGCACCTAAGTCGGAAGCGAGCCAATGCAAGGGCATTTCCAAACCCGGCGAGATGGTCTGGATCGAAGGTGGAAAGTTCGTGATGGGCGAGGCTCCTCGTTATCCCGAGGAAGGGCCACCGCGCGAAGTGGAAATCCCCGGTTTTTGGATCTCTGCGACCGAAGTTACTAACGCACAATTTGCCGAGTTTGTCCGCGAGACTGGCTATGTGACGATGGCGGAGCGCGAGCCGCCCAACATTCCCGGAGCGCCTCCCGAAATGCTCCAGCCGGGCTCGGCGACATTCCGTTTGCCGACTTCGGATAACCCAAGCTGGTGGTCCTGGACAGTCGGGGCGCAGTGGCGTGCGCCGAACGGAATTGGTTCTTCAATCAAGAGAAGAATGAACGATCCGGTGGTCCAGGTCGCCTATGACGACGCGCTGGCCTATGCCGAATGGGCCGGGAAGGGCCTGCCAAGCGAAGAGCAATGGGAATATGCTGCGCGTGCTGGATTGGGCAGTCTGACGGAACCCAAGGATGCTACGGGCAAGCCGCTGGCAAACTATTACCAAGGTGTGTTTCCCGCCCGGGACCTGGGCGAAGACGGATTTACCTCACGCGCACCGGTCGGTTGCTTTGAGCCCAACGCATTCGGGCTCTTCGACATGATCGGCAATGTGTGGGAATGGACTTCGACTGAAGGTGCGCGTGCGGACGCGATTGAACGGGTCGGTGTGATCAAGGGCGGTTCGTTCCTGTGCGCTGCCAATTACTGTGCACGGTACCGCCCTGCTGCCCGACAATTTCAGGAACGCGGACTTGGCACCGATCATATCGGTTTTCGAGTGATCGATACAGCACGGGAGCCACCCGCGTTGAACGGAGAGGATTAG
- a CDS encoding TetR/AcrR family transcriptional regulator has translation MMARKSAAVRNTIEGEKPHTDGRRERSRASRRAIIHAMMDLIVEGDIDPSAARVAERAGVGLRSVFRHFDDKETLYREMNAILGEAYVPQMREPYKSTDWREQLGELVERRAKVYEEIAPFRISTSVQRFHSPTLMENYRGLLKAERKALDAILPEPVRNDEHRARAILLATSFDSWRLFRHDEELSKKKTLEAIKQLLQDVLDQIED, from the coding sequence ATGATGGCGCGTAAGTCTGCAGCAGTCAGAAATACGATCGAGGGTGAGAAGCCCCATACAGACGGCAGGCGCGAGCGTAGCCGGGCGAGCAGACGCGCGATCATTCACGCTATGATGGACCTGATCGTCGAGGGAGATATCGACCCCAGCGCGGCCAGGGTTGCCGAAAGGGCTGGTGTAGGCCTGCGCTCGGTCTTCCGCCATTTCGACGACAAGGAGACCCTCTATCGCGAAATGAATGCGATCTTGGGCGAAGCCTATGTGCCGCAGATGCGTGAACCCTACAAATCAACCGATTGGCGCGAACAATTGGGCGAGTTGGTGGAGCGCCGGGCCAAGGTCTACGAGGAGATTGCACCTTTCCGTATCTCGACCAGCGTTCAGCGGTTTCATTCGCCCACATTGATGGAGAATTATCGCGGGTTGCTCAAAGCGGAGCGCAAGGCGCTTGATGCAATCCTGCCAGAACCTGTTCGCAATGACGAACATCGCGCGCGCGCCATTCTGCTGGCAACCAGCTTCGATTCCTGGCGCCTGTTTCGTCACGACGAAGAACTGTCAAAGAAAAAGACGCTCGAGGCGATCAAACAGCTCTTGCAGGATGTTCTCGACCAGATCGAAGACTGA
- a CDS encoding DsbA family protein, whose product MRKGAPHIVEYFHQWDDPYSQLAEQVLDRFGERYDIKLVRHEIRATGGKNQPELEKLDTWARRDAELIAPYYGLKRPSELDRSAHHAPSEAVLDAGSARLAELGHYSGAMFYYAGEWYWGVDRLFYLEQRLRDLGACRDVSLPFLCPRPEIDVSGADASALTLDFYPSINSPYTSIIYDRTIAMARECGVQLVHKPVLPMIMRGVPATREKGLYLMFDTKREAENIGIGFGPVMTPIGEPTRRIYSLLPWARRQGRDTQLMSAALDLAFRKGVALHRRAGLRKAVEQPGLDWGDAQAHLVSPGWKDETARYQAEMGDELGLWGVPSYRLRGGEGEEDLCVWGQDRLWLVAAEIRRRAGATGVSA is encoded by the coding sequence GTGCGCAAGGGCGCGCCGCATATCGTCGAATATTTCCACCAATGGGACGATCCCTACTCGCAATTGGCCGAGCAGGTCCTTGACCGGTTCGGCGAGCGCTACGACATCAAGCTCGTCAGGCACGAGATTCGCGCAACCGGCGGCAAAAACCAGCCAGAGCTGGAGAAACTCGACACCTGGGCACGGCGCGATGCGGAACTGATCGCACCGTACTATGGCCTCAAGCGGCCATCCGAGCTCGATCGATCAGCGCATCATGCTCCGAGTGAAGCTGTGCTCGATGCGGGCAGCGCAAGGCTGGCCGAGCTCGGCCACTATTCCGGCGCGATGTTTTACTATGCGGGCGAATGGTATTGGGGGGTGGATAGGCTGTTCTATCTTGAGCAGCGCCTGCGCGATCTTGGCGCTTGCCGCGATGTTTCGCTGCCTTTCTTGTGCCCGCGACCCGAAATTGATGTGAGCGGTGCCGATGCCAGCGCGCTGACGCTCGATTTCTATCCTTCCATAAATTCGCCCTATACCTCGATCATCTATGACCGCACGATCGCGATGGCGCGCGAATGCGGGGTCCAGCTGGTTCACAAGCCAGTACTACCAATGATCATGCGCGGCGTGCCGGCAACACGCGAGAAGGGCCTCTACCTCATGTTCGACACCAAGCGCGAGGCGGAGAACATTGGCATCGGCTTCGGGCCGGTCATGACGCCCATCGGCGAACCCACGCGGCGGATTTACTCGTTGCTTCCTTGGGCGAGACGGCAGGGGCGCGATACGCAGCTCATGTCCGCCGCGCTCGACCTCGCTTTTCGCAAGGGCGTCGCGCTTCACAGGAGGGCCGGATTGCGAAAGGCGGTCGAGCAGCCTGGTCTCGACTGGGGCGATGCACAAGCCCACCTCGTTTCGCCCGGTTGGAAGGACGAAACCGCTCGCTACCAGGCCGAAATGGGGGATGAACTCGGCCTCTGGGGAGTGCCGAGCTACCGTTTGCGAGGCGGCGAGGGCGAAGAAGACCTGTGCGTCTGGGGACAGGACCGTTTGTGGCTCGTCGCAGCCGAAATCCGTAGACGCGCGGGCGCCACTGGAGTTTCGGCATGA